GTTTTCCTTCGCCGTCGAGGGTTAGCTGTTCGCGGTAAATTTTCTCAACGTCAGTCCGATTTGAAGGCTCGCCTTGCAGCAAAGCTGCAATTGCGGGTCGACTCACCAGATTTCTTATTCGCTGGGGAGAGAATCGATTCGGATTTGCGATTCTCTCCGCCAGGAAAAAGCTCTGACAGGGAGTGAGATCTTTTGCGGACACCCCAAAATATCCCATAGACGCACGCTCGAGACCGTAGTAATTCCTTCCCCAATAGATGGAACCAAGATATTCGACAAGAAGTGCTACCTTCGTCCGGCTCAGCGTGTATCGGATGCCATTTGCAACCTGCAGGCCCTTGTAGCGCAGGTTCCGACGAAGAATGATTCCAGAGCCTGATATTCGCCGCACATTGGCAAGCTGTTGAGGAATCGTGCTACCACCTTGTCGCATACGCCCACGAATGTTGCCGGCAAAAGCCCGGACCATCCCAATAGGATCAACACCTATGTGAGTGGGAAAGCGCTTGTCCTCGATGAGAAGGACAAACGCTATCAAGTGTGGAGGAAGCCCTAATGAAGGCGCCGCGGTAAAAGCCCAGCGGACAGCTCCGCCTCCAAAAAATTTGTCCGAAAGTATCGAGGACGGTGAAGCCCTTTGCCCGTCTTTATCAATCCAGCAGGTCATTTTAAAAGCCTTCACGTTGATATGCATTTTCAGGCGTTTAGTTCCGATTCAACCTTAGTACATCGCATGTCTTTTGTGCCGTTCGCGATACTCTCTTTTAATGCCCAAGCGGTCAGGAAAACTTCGCCTCCTCCCGCTCCTCGCCGCAACCTACTTTATGGTCTCCGGCGGCCCCTATGGCCTGGAAGATATCATCGGCTTCGCTGGCTACGGTCGCGCGCTCATCCTCCTCGCCCTTCTACCTTTTGTCTGGAGCCTGCCCACCGCCCTCATGATCGGCGAACTCGCTTCCACCATCCCGGAAGAGGGCGGCTTTTATGCCTGGGTGCGCCGTGCGTTAGGGCCGTTTTGGGGGTTTCAGGAGGCGTGGCTTTCGCTCTCGGCCTCGGTCTTCGACATGGCCATCTACCCGACGCTCTTTGTGAGCTACCTAACTCATCTTGCTCCGGAGATCACCAGCGGACATCGCGGCCTTGCCATCAAACTCGCCGTCGTTCTCACTGCTACCGCCTGGAACCTCAAAGGCACAAGCGCCGTTGGCAGAGGCTCCGTCGGGCTCTGGTTTATCGCCATCGCGCCGTACTTCGCCTTGATCGGACTCGCATTTTACAAAGGCCTGCACACGCCGCACGCTCATCTTGGGGCTCTTACCAAACCAGATCTTGCCTCCGCGATTCTCGTCGCCATGTGGAACTACATGGGATGGGACAACGCCACCACCATTGCAGGCGAGGTCGAGAACCCGCAACGAGATTACCCGCGGGCGATGCTGCTTACCACGCTCATCGTCATGCTGACGTACTTCATCCCCATTGCAGCCGTCGCGTGGGCTGGCATTCCGGCGAACCAGTTCAGCACCGGAGCCTGGGCCGACGCGGGCCGTCTCCTGGGTGGCCCGGGCCTCGCCCTGCTGATCGTGGCAGCAGGCGCTCTTGATTCGCTCGGCACCTTCAACGCGCTCACGCTCTCCTACACGCGCCTTCCCTATGCCATGGCGACGGACAATCTCCTACCCAAGGTCTTCACGCGTCGTCTAGACAATGGTGTTCCCTGGGTCTGCGTCTTGGCCTGCTCGACCTGTTGGGCGATGGCCCTTGGACTTACGTTTGAGCGCCTTATCACG
This genomic stretch from Terriglobus saanensis SP1PR4 harbors:
- a CDS encoding APC family permease, encoding MPKRSGKLRLLPLLAATYFMVSGGPYGLEDIIGFAGYGRALILLALLPFVWSLPTALMIGELASTIPEEGGFYAWVRRALGPFWGFQEAWLSLSASVFDMAIYPTLFVSYLTHLAPEITSGHRGLAIKLAVVLTATAWNLKGTSAVGRGSVGLWFIAIAPYFALIGLAFYKGLHTPHAHLGALTKPDLASAILVAMWNYMGWDNATTIAGEVENPQRDYPRAMLLTTLIVMLTYFIPIAAVAWAGIPANQFSTGAWADAGRLLGGPGLALLIVAAGALDSLGTFNALTLSYTRLPYAMATDNLLPKVFTRRLDNGVPWVCVLACSTCWAMALGLTFERLITVDITLWGLSLALEFAALVILRQREPELPRPFRVPGPTWVAVALGSGPILLTAFALYVSRTEKVGSIPALAFTLGIAALGAPFYLLAKFTQQRTRS
- a CDS encoding biosynthetic peptidoglycan transglycosylase; its protein translation is MHINVKAFKMTCWIDKDGQRASPSSILSDKFFGGGAVRWAFTAAPSLGLPPHLIAFVLLIEDKRFPTHIGVDPIGMVRAFAGNIRGRMRQGGSTIPQQLANVRRISGSGIILRRNLRYKGLQVANGIRYTLSRTKVALLVEYLGSIYWGRNYYGLERASMGYFGVSAKDLTPCQSFFLAERIANPNRFSPQRIRNLVSRPAIAALLQGEPSNRTDVEKIYREQLTLDGEGKR